Proteins from a genomic interval of Osmia bicornis bicornis chromosome 11, iOsmBic2.1, whole genome shotgun sequence:
- the LOC114877767 gene encoding RISC-loading complex subunit tarbp2-like: MNKTPIMVLQDASVKLGTLPVYTEISSVSSTHQNKFVIRVAWRNYTAEGTAYNKKEAKQNAATKMISLLLLEKEIPETLLLSVVKPTGSITLPKESNTSTTIDYLYSSITNNSNVSDKEEFMNYVGLLNEHCQQNNFPNPIYDNIAIAGPSHIPMFTISCTVGSVCQKGCARTKKIAKQEAAKQVLENLQSHLPPVIKHNTKTSDTMNDLNVQFMELSTDQPKYENFNKEKVLEAYGRTRQIPVLFKPHIKVEDYVKVLSNLCHSLDVTNQNCLKNVCNTLGLQNVNTLKAIIHKAFETNVEEVNFKTVDGKSAIGLKLNTNPIICQIGIGVTKEEARKNALCKLLEFVLLFQK; this comes from the exons atgaataaaactCCAATAATGGTTTTGCAAGATGCTTCTGTGAAACTTGGTACTTTACCTGTTTATACAGAAATATCATCAGTAAGTAGTACGCATCAAAACAAATTTGTTATCAGAGTTGCATGGAGAAATTATACTGCTGAAGGAACAgcatataataaaaaagaagccAAGCAAAATGCTGCTACAAAAatgatatcattattattattagaaaaagaaattccaGAAACGCTATTGTTATCAGTTGTAAAACCTACAGGAAGTATTACATTACCAAAAGAATCAAATACTTCTACAACAATAGATTACTTATATTCTTCAATCACTAATAATTCCAATGTTTCTGATAAAGAAGAATTTATGAATTATGTAGGTCTTTTGAAC GAACATTGTCAGCAAAACAACTTTCCTAATCCAATTTATGATAATATTGCCATAGCTGGACCTTCTCATATTCCAATGTTCACAATAAGTTGTACTGTAGGTTCCGTATGTCAAAAAGGATGTGCAAGGACAAAAAAAATTGCTAAACAGGAAGCAGCTAAACaagttttagaaaatttacaaaGTCACCTGCCTCCAGTTATTAAACATAATACAAAAACATCAGACACAATGAATGATCTAAATGTACAATTTATGGAACTCTCAACAGATCAGCCTAAGTATGAAAACtttaacaaagaaaaagtatTAGAAGCATATGGTCGAACAAGACAAATACCTGTCCTATTCAAACCTCATATCAAAGTTGAGGATTATGTTAAAGTATTGAGTAATTTATGCCACAGCTTGGACGTAACGAATCAAAATTGTTTGAAGAATGTGTGTAACACGCTTGGTTTGCAAAACGTTAACACTCTAAAAGCTATTATACACAAGGCATTTGAAACAAATGTAGAAGaagttaattttaaaacagTTGATGGTAAATCTGCAATTGGACTTAAATTGAATACTAATCCCATAATATGTCAAATTGGCATAGGTGTAACCAAAGAAGAAGCAAGAAAAAATGCCTTGTGTAAGTTGCttgaatttgttttattatttcaaaaataa
- the LOC114877763 gene encoding GATOR complex protein MIOS-B isoform X1: MSSIKLDVQWSPVHANKFITWGTEICLYEVIQVKDNTRQYTKISDTTVAHLLATNTNHHYVKCIDIYPQLEPDILLAVGQANGKVVLTTFGPTIFDSQGLSGKELVPKHARQCNTVAWNPIDTNLIVSGLDKHSKDHSILLWDINKGLQCAERVHHHNTAQTDSVRPLAEVGVSETIHSVAWFKHEQKCMVVGANNKQLKMIDFRDSAKVVNTAVTKAVYNVSVNPHNNYHLVSSVDNQVTIWDTRCFEKPVLTLFQGRQITKVLWCPTRQNLLGALQKDSVTLHLYDIQHCGIGGGEDTEPGALERTVAPPWHSPISFSWHPTHVNRLLAISQQGLTDYTVCERITVNWSTRSHLAWNHASKSFKYICSDDNIYKALDDISILTKTRAASEYGLLPELAENGELAENDTLKNLWQWLYLSRYLVEDGTIPSSDNKHPGVRTVLKLDSQQGSNNGFLKSELIHRPWSDIGSNHTAKIYRSPDRDKGLLLCGWRFDREANTLYDNLFLDRLEREGAYPRAAAIAVFNLCLRQAIEILNRGASKISMSANLNIVAMALSGFSEDRNSMWRESCLKCRSQLSDPYLRATFAFLTADDSYENVLNEDGMAVEDRVAFALMFLSDNKLSDYLKKLTQKLTDEGNLAGFLLTGASLEGIQLLNRYLEITGDVQSCSLIAIRALTPKLLQENQVQVWITSYRNLLNAWKMWTQRAHFDIAMRSATNEKPPQQIYISCNFCGKSISAFMQGLSRARGPFGRLGSTPNKLKMSSCPNCRKPLPRCAICLMHMGTVSGLQMTTSGVSRNEECDNKLTEFSNWFTWCQTCRHGGHADHITHWFRQHSECPVTSCTCRCFSLDASCKIGMSIV; the protein is encoded by the exons ATGAGTAGTATTAAACTTGACGTACAGTGGTCTCCTGTTCATGCAAATAAATTCATTACATGGGGTACAGAAATTTGTTTATATGAAGTTATACAAGTAAAAGATAATACTAGGCAAT ATACAAAGATTTCTGATACTACTGTTGCTCATTTACTTGCTACAAATACAAATCATCATTATGTTAAATGTATTGATATATATCCACAGCTGGAACCAGATATTCTATTAGCTGTTGGACAAGCAAATGGAAAAGTTGTGTTAACTACTTTTGGTCCTACTATTTTTGATTCTCAAGGTCTTAGTGGAAAGGAACTAG ttCCAAAACATGCAAGGCAATGTAACACAGTTGCTTGGAATCCTATAGatacaaatttaattgtaTCTGGTTTAGATAAACATAGTAAAGATCATTCCATTTTGTTATGGGATATAAATAAAGGTTTGCAATGTGCTGAAAGAGTACATCATCATAACACAGCGCAAACAGATTCTGTAAGACCTCTTGCTGAAGTTGGTGTTTCTGAAACTATACATTCAGTAGCTTGGTTTAAACACGAGCAGAAATGTATGGTAGTTGGTGCTAATAATAAACAGTTGAAAATGATTGATTTCAGAG attcTGCAAAAGTAGTGAATACAGCAGTGACTAAAGCAGTTTATAATGTATCGGTTAATCCACATAATAACTATCATTTAGTATCAAGTGTTGATAATCAGGTAACAATTTGGGATACAAGATGTTTTGAAAAGCCTGTTTTAACTTTATTCCAAGGTAGACAAATCACGAAAGTTTTGTGGTGTCCAACTAGGCAGAATCTTTTAGGAGCTTTACAGAAGGATTCAG tGACATTGCATTTGTATGATATTCAACACTGTGGAATTGGAGGAGGAGAAGATACTGAACCCGGGGCATTAGAAAGGACAGTTGCACCACCATGGCATAGTCCTATAAGCTTTTCTTGGCATCCAACGCATGTGAACAGATTATTAGCAATATCTCAACAAG gaCTCACAGATTACACTGTTTGTGAAAGGATTACAGTAAACTGGTCGACACGATCTCATCTTGCCTGGAATCATGCttcaaaatcatttaaatacatatgtagtGATGACAACATCTATAAAGCTTTGGAtgatatttctattttaactAAAACACGCGCAGCTTCAGAATATGGACTACTT CCAGAACTGGCTGAGAACGGTGAATTGGCTGAAAATGATACCCTAAAGAACTTGTGGCAATGGTTGTATCTGAGTCGTTATTTGGTTGAAGATGGTACTATACCAAGCTCAGATAACAAGCATCCAGGTGTTAG AACCGTTTTAAAATTAGATAGTCAGCAAGGATCTAACAATGGTTTCTTGAAATCAGAATTAATTCATCGTCCGTGGTCAGATATAGGTTCTAATCACACTGCAAAAATTTACAG ATCTCCAGATAGAGATAAAGGACTGCTCTTATGTGGTTGGCGATTTGACAGAGAAGCGAACACTCtttatgataatttatttttagataGATTGGAAAGAGAAGGGGCATATCCAAGAGCAGCGGCAATAGCAGTATTTAATTTATGTTTACGGCAAGccatagaaattttaaatcgtGGTGCTAGTAAAATTTCCATGTCTGCAAATTTAAATATCGTTGCTATGGCTTTATCGGGATTCTCTGAAGATAGGAACAGTATGTGGAGAGAATCGTGTTTAAAATGTAGATCCCAACTCTCGGATCCCTATTTGAGAGCAACTTTTGCGTTTTTAACAGCAGATGATTCTTATGAAAATGTTTtg AACGAAGACGGTATGGCAGTTGAGGATAGAGTGGCGTTTGCTCTTATGTTTTTATCGGACAACAAATTAAGCGATTACTTAAAAAAATTGACACAGAAATTAACCGACGAAGGAAATTTAGCTGGTTTTCTTTTAACAG GTGCCAGTTTAGAAGgtatacaattattaaatcgaTACTTGGAAATCACTGGTGATGTCCAAAGTTGTAGCCTGATAGCTATTCGAGCACTTACGCCAAAGTTACTGCAAGAAAATCAGGTTCAAGTCTGGATTACTAG TTACAGAAACCTCTTAAATGCTTGGAAAATGTGGACTCAGAGGGCACATTTTGATATTGCTATGCGGTCCGCTACGAATGAGAAACCGCCACAACAAATATATATCTCTTGTAACTTTTGCGGTAAAAGCATATCTGCATTTATGCAAGGTCTTAGTAGAGCAAGGGGACCTTTTGGTAGATTAGGAAGCACACCCAATAAATTAAAG ATGTCTTCGTGTCCAAACTGTAGAAAACCATTACCTCGATGTGCGATTTGTTTGATGCACATGGGTACTGTAAGTGGTTTACAAATGACAACATCTGGCGTTAGTAGAAACGAAGAATGTGATAACAAATTAACAGAATTCAGCAATTGGTTTACATGGTGTCAAACGTGTAGACACGGTGGTCATGCTGATCATATTACACACTGGTTTCG GCAACATTCTGAATGTCCAGTGACATCGTGTACTTGTAGATGCTTTTCCTTAGATGCATCATGCAAAATTGGAATGAGTATTGTATAA
- the LOC114877763 gene encoding GATOR complex protein MIOS-B isoform X2, which produces MSSIKLDVQWSPVHANKFITWGTEICLYEVIQVKDNTRQYTKISDTTVAHLLATNTNHHYVKCIDIYPQLEPDILLAVGQANGKVVLTTFGPTIFDSQGLSGKELVPKHARQCNTVAWNPIDTNLIVSGLDKHSKDHSILLWDINKGLQCAERVHHHNTAQTDSVRPLAEVGVSETIHSVAWFKHEQKCMVVGANNKQLKMIDFRDSAKVVNTAVTKAVYNVSVNPHNNYHLVSSVDNQVTIWDTRCFEKPVLTLFQGRQITKVLWCPTRQNLLGALQKDSVTLHLYDIQHCGIGGGEDTEPGALERTVAPPWHSPISFSWHPTHVNRLLAISQQGLTDYTVCERITVNWSTRSHLAWNHASKSFKYICSDDNIYKALDDISILTKTRAASEYGLLPELAENGELAENDTLKNLWQWLYLSRYLVEDGTIPSSDNKHPGVSQQGSNNGFLKSELIHRPWSDIGSNHTAKIYRSPDRDKGLLLCGWRFDREANTLYDNLFLDRLEREGAYPRAAAIAVFNLCLRQAIEILNRGASKISMSANLNIVAMALSGFSEDRNSMWRESCLKCRSQLSDPYLRATFAFLTADDSYENVLNEDGMAVEDRVAFALMFLSDNKLSDYLKKLTQKLTDEGNLAGFLLTGASLEGIQLLNRYLEITGDVQSCSLIAIRALTPKLLQENQVQVWITSYRNLLNAWKMWTQRAHFDIAMRSATNEKPPQQIYISCNFCGKSISAFMQGLSRARGPFGRLGSTPNKLKMSSCPNCRKPLPRCAICLMHMGTVSGLQMTTSGVSRNEECDNKLTEFSNWFTWCQTCRHGGHADHITHWFRQHSECPVTSCTCRCFSLDASCKIGMSIV; this is translated from the exons ATGAGTAGTATTAAACTTGACGTACAGTGGTCTCCTGTTCATGCAAATAAATTCATTACATGGGGTACAGAAATTTGTTTATATGAAGTTATACAAGTAAAAGATAATACTAGGCAAT ATACAAAGATTTCTGATACTACTGTTGCTCATTTACTTGCTACAAATACAAATCATCATTATGTTAAATGTATTGATATATATCCACAGCTGGAACCAGATATTCTATTAGCTGTTGGACAAGCAAATGGAAAAGTTGTGTTAACTACTTTTGGTCCTACTATTTTTGATTCTCAAGGTCTTAGTGGAAAGGAACTAG ttCCAAAACATGCAAGGCAATGTAACACAGTTGCTTGGAATCCTATAGatacaaatttaattgtaTCTGGTTTAGATAAACATAGTAAAGATCATTCCATTTTGTTATGGGATATAAATAAAGGTTTGCAATGTGCTGAAAGAGTACATCATCATAACACAGCGCAAACAGATTCTGTAAGACCTCTTGCTGAAGTTGGTGTTTCTGAAACTATACATTCAGTAGCTTGGTTTAAACACGAGCAGAAATGTATGGTAGTTGGTGCTAATAATAAACAGTTGAAAATGATTGATTTCAGAG attcTGCAAAAGTAGTGAATACAGCAGTGACTAAAGCAGTTTATAATGTATCGGTTAATCCACATAATAACTATCATTTAGTATCAAGTGTTGATAATCAGGTAACAATTTGGGATACAAGATGTTTTGAAAAGCCTGTTTTAACTTTATTCCAAGGTAGACAAATCACGAAAGTTTTGTGGTGTCCAACTAGGCAGAATCTTTTAGGAGCTTTACAGAAGGATTCAG tGACATTGCATTTGTATGATATTCAACACTGTGGAATTGGAGGAGGAGAAGATACTGAACCCGGGGCATTAGAAAGGACAGTTGCACCACCATGGCATAGTCCTATAAGCTTTTCTTGGCATCCAACGCATGTGAACAGATTATTAGCAATATCTCAACAAG gaCTCACAGATTACACTGTTTGTGAAAGGATTACAGTAAACTGGTCGACACGATCTCATCTTGCCTGGAATCATGCttcaaaatcatttaaatacatatgtagtGATGACAACATCTATAAAGCTTTGGAtgatatttctattttaactAAAACACGCGCAGCTTCAGAATATGGACTACTT CCAGAACTGGCTGAGAACGGTGAATTGGCTGAAAATGATACCCTAAAGAACTTGTGGCAATGGTTGTATCTGAGTCGTTATTTGGTTGAAGATGGTACTATACCAAGCTCAGATAACAAGCATCCAGGTGTTAG TCAGCAAGGATCTAACAATGGTTTCTTGAAATCAGAATTAATTCATCGTCCGTGGTCAGATATAGGTTCTAATCACACTGCAAAAATTTACAG ATCTCCAGATAGAGATAAAGGACTGCTCTTATGTGGTTGGCGATTTGACAGAGAAGCGAACACTCtttatgataatttatttttagataGATTGGAAAGAGAAGGGGCATATCCAAGAGCAGCGGCAATAGCAGTATTTAATTTATGTTTACGGCAAGccatagaaattttaaatcgtGGTGCTAGTAAAATTTCCATGTCTGCAAATTTAAATATCGTTGCTATGGCTTTATCGGGATTCTCTGAAGATAGGAACAGTATGTGGAGAGAATCGTGTTTAAAATGTAGATCCCAACTCTCGGATCCCTATTTGAGAGCAACTTTTGCGTTTTTAACAGCAGATGATTCTTATGAAAATGTTTtg AACGAAGACGGTATGGCAGTTGAGGATAGAGTGGCGTTTGCTCTTATGTTTTTATCGGACAACAAATTAAGCGATTACTTAAAAAAATTGACACAGAAATTAACCGACGAAGGAAATTTAGCTGGTTTTCTTTTAACAG GTGCCAGTTTAGAAGgtatacaattattaaatcgaTACTTGGAAATCACTGGTGATGTCCAAAGTTGTAGCCTGATAGCTATTCGAGCACTTACGCCAAAGTTACTGCAAGAAAATCAGGTTCAAGTCTGGATTACTAG TTACAGAAACCTCTTAAATGCTTGGAAAATGTGGACTCAGAGGGCACATTTTGATATTGCTATGCGGTCCGCTACGAATGAGAAACCGCCACAACAAATATATATCTCTTGTAACTTTTGCGGTAAAAGCATATCTGCATTTATGCAAGGTCTTAGTAGAGCAAGGGGACCTTTTGGTAGATTAGGAAGCACACCCAATAAATTAAAG ATGTCTTCGTGTCCAAACTGTAGAAAACCATTACCTCGATGTGCGATTTGTTTGATGCACATGGGTACTGTAAGTGGTTTACAAATGACAACATCTGGCGTTAGTAGAAACGAAGAATGTGATAACAAATTAACAGAATTCAGCAATTGGTTTACATGGTGTCAAACGTGTAGACACGGTGGTCATGCTGATCATATTACACACTGGTTTCG GCAACATTCTGAATGTCCAGTGACATCGTGTACTTGTAGATGCTTTTCCTTAGATGCATCATGCAAAATTGGAATGAGTATTGTATAA
- the LOC114877768 gene encoding eukaryotic translation initiation factor 3 subunit F: MALNLTVKVHPVVLFQVVDAYERRKAESHRVIGTLLGTVEKGMVEVTNCFCVPHKESESQVEADLTYGIDLYELNHRVNAQENIVGWWATGNEVTTHSSVIHEYYVRECNNPVHLTVDTTLANTTRMAIKAYVCVPLGVPNGKQGSMFTPVKVQITSYEPEIVGLQLCSKTQLPAHAQITGAKTGGGIEPMMDLSQIAEASAKLSSMLEQVLGYVDDVLSGKQPPDNQVGRALLDMVHSVPKMSSDQFDEMFNSNVKDLLMVVALSQLIKTQLQLNEKLTLLTTL, translated from the exons ATGGCGCTTAACCTTACTGTAAAAGTTCATCCTGTAGTTTTATTTCAAGTTGTTGATGCCTATGAACGTCGAAAAGCTGAATCTCATCGCGTTATTGGAACGTTGTTAG GTACTGTGGAAAAGGGAATGGTTGAAGTTACAAATTGTTTCTGCGTGCCCCACAAAGAATCTGAAAGTCAGGTTGAAGCTGATTTGACGTATGGAATTGATTTGTATGAACTGAACCACAGAGTCAATGCTCAGGAGAATATTGTTGGATGGTGGGCAACTGGAAATGAG GTCACCACTCATTCTTCTGTTATTCATGAATATTATGTTCGTGAATGCAATAATCCTGTTCATTTAACTGTTGACACAACATTAGCAAATACTACCAGAATGGCAATTAAAGCTTACGTATGTGTTCCATTAGGAGTGCCTAATGGAAAACAGGGTTCTATGTTCACACCAGTTAAAGTACAG ATTACATCTTACGAGCCAGAAATCGTGGGTTTGCAACTTTGTTCTAAAACGCAATTGCCAGCTCATGCTCAAATAACTGGTGCAAAAACAGGTGGAGGTATTGAACCAATGATGGATCTCTCCCAAATAGCAGAAGCAAGTGCTAAACTTTCTTCCATGTTAGAACAAGTGCTTGGCTATGTTGATGATGTATTAAGTGGAAAACAACCACCAGATAATCAA GTTGGACGTGCTCTGTTAGATATGGTGCACTCTGTACCTAaaatgtcaagtgaccaattTGATGAGATGTTTAATAGTAACGTGAAAGATTTATTAATGGTTGTTGCACTATCTCAACTGATAAAGACACAACTTCAACTTAATGAGAAACTTACATTGCTTACAACTTTATAA
- the LOC114877766 gene encoding actin-related protein 10, with the protein MLRGYEGVRFLSDKQMVIFDIGHAYTKFGYAGEATPRGIIRTEVKCSESKELRKIYDYKDTEDLYQLLVEFLHALFFRHVVICPKDAKIVILESPLSPTRFRDTLAKVLFRHFEIGSLMLLPIHLATISTLGINTALVLDVGYKEATLIPIFVGVPVLKAWQALPLGSQIVHEYLTKSLKDTSPNIDVSEKLVEDIKVRTCFVTTLERSRKLGTAEAPNPPPAVKYPGLKTINIPGEVREKAFETLWERDNDNLSIPTMILDALIQCPIDTRRILAENILLIGGTTMAKGFISRLKSELLVLVKSSLYSEKLKIETFKFHTAPSKPNYTAWLGGAIFGTIDLPLRCLTKENYLKSNRVPDWVSLIDNQTEDSLTCEI; encoded by the exons ATGCTTCGTGGTTACGAAGGTGTTCGATTTTTGTCAGATAAACAGATGGTCATATTTGATATTGGACATGCTTATACAAA ATTTGGTTATGCGGGCGAAGCTACCCCACGCGGCATAATAAGGACGGAAGTTAAGTGTTCAGAGTCTAAAGAGCTTCGAAAAATTTACGATTACAAAGATACAGAAGATTTATACCAATTGCTTGTTGAATTTCTTCATGCTTTATTTTTCAG ACATGTTGTAATATGTCCAAAAGATgctaaaattgttattttggaATCACCATTATCTCCAACACGATTCAGAGATACCTTAGCTAAAGTGTTGTTCCGACACTTTGAGATTGGATCATTAATGTTATTACCGATTCATTTAGCAACTATTAGTACATTGGGTATCAACACAGCTTTAGTTTTAGATGTTGGCTATAAAGAAGCTACATTGATTCCAATTTTTGTGGGTGTACCAGTTTTAAAGGCATGGCAGGCACTTCCATTAGGTAGTCAAATTGTCCACGA GTATTTAACAAAATCTTTGAAGGATACATCTCCCAATATAGATGTATCAGAAAAACTTGTGGAAGATATAAAAGTAAGAACATGTTTTGTTACTACATTAGAAAGATCTCGTAAACTAGGAACAGCAGAAGCTCCTAATCCTCCCCCAGCAGTTAAATATCCTGGGCTTAAAACTATCAATATACCTGGTGAAGTTCGAGAGAAAGCATTTGAAACATTATGGGAAAGAGACAATGATAATCTTAGTATACCTACAATGATTTTAGATGCTCTTATTCAG TGTCCAATAGATACTAGGCGAATTTTGGCTGAAAATATACTACTAATTGGTGGTACAACAATGGCAAAAGGCTTTATAAGTCGTCTTAAATCTGAACTTTTAGTTCTTGTGAAGAGTAGTTTATATtcagagaaattaaaaattgaaacgtttaAATTTCATACTGCACCTAGTAAGCCAAATTACACAGCATGGCTAGGAGGTGCTATATTCGGAACCATAGATTTGCCATTAAGATGTCTAACAAaagagaattatttaaaatctaATAGAGTCCCTGATTGGGTTAGTTTAATAGACAATCAAACAGAGGATTCACTGACTTGTGAAATTTAA
- the LOC114877771 gene encoding replication protein A 14 kDa subunit-like, translating into MVKSRIDGFRLAQNVGGEVIILGTIEKKSSNGQNIELKTTDGVQVNVTLPEPLDFNAEGYIEVHGTLNSKSTMSCSSYVLFPPSMTEDFDSDQYNEMLTLLNILGPKKWMISDDDNVEL; encoded by the exons atggtaaAAAGCCGTATTGATGGTTTTCGATTAGCACAAAATGTGGGAGGAGAAGTGATTATACTTGGAACAATTGAAAAA aaAAGTTCAAATGGTCAAAATATAGAACTAAAAACTACCGATGGTGTACAAGTTAACGTTACTTTACCAGAACCTCTTGATTTTAATGCTGAGGGTTATATAGAAGTACATGGTACTTTGAACTCAAAGTCTACAATGTCTTGTAGCAGTTATGTATTATTTCCACCTAGCATGACAGAAGACTTTG ATTCTGATCAATATAATGAAATGTTAACTCTACTAAACATATTAGGACCAAAAAAGTGGATGATATCAGATGATGATAATGTAGAGTTATAA
- the LOC114877769 gene encoding 26S proteasome non-ATPase regulatory subunit 8: protein MAALKDVVSLYKNLKQEWTATPCNLKKCGELLNQLKVGLTHLMFLPTSNNTASQNELLIARDILEIGAQWSIVTEDIPSFERYMAQLKCYYFDYKSGLMESVYKYHLLGLNLLFLLSQNRVAEFHTELELLPSDQIQSNVYVRHPLSLEQYLMEGSYNKIFLAKGNVPAASYNFFIDILLNTVRDEIGACMESAYDKISIQDASRMLNLNSEKDMKAFATKKNWNLAKDGYFYFSTTSEKKTEEPIPSADLATLAIDYARELEMIV from the exons ATGGCAGCGTTGAAGGATGTTGTTtctttatacaaaaatttaaaacaagAATGGACTGCAACTCCGTGTAACTTGAAAAAATGCGGTGAACTATTAAATCAATTAAAG GTTGGACTTACCCATTTAATGTTTCTTCCAACATCAAACAACACAGCAAGTCAAAATGAATTGCTTATTGCTC GTGACATTTTAGAAATTGGTGCACAATGGAGTATAGTAACCGAAGATATACCTTCTTTTGAACGTTACATGGCACAATTGAAATGTTACTATTTTGATTATAAGTCAGGATTAATGGAATCTGTATACAAATATCATCTTCTTGGTTTAaaccttttatttctattgtcTCAGAATCGAGTTGCTGAATTTCATACAGAATTAGAGTTGTTACCTTCAGATCAAATACAGTCAAATGTTTATGTCAGACATCCTCTAAGTTTAGAACAATATTTAATGGAAGGTtcatataacaaaatatttctagCAAAAGGCAACGTACCAGCGGCATCGTATAATTTCTTCATAgacatattattaaataccgTTCGTGATGAAATTGGAGCCTGCATGGAAAGTGCATATGATAAAATTTCTATTCAGGATGCTTCACGTATGTTAAATCTGAATTCAGAAAAAGACATGAAAGCATTTGCAACAAAGAAGAATTGGAACTTAGCAAAGGATGGTTACTTTTACTTCAGTACGACTAGTGAAAAGAAAACTGAAGAACCAATTCCCAGTGCAGATTTGGCTACATTAGCAATTGATTATGCAAGGGAACTTGAAATGATCGTTTAA